Proteins encoded in a region of the Pelmatolapia mariae isolate MD_Pm_ZW linkage group LG6, Pm_UMD_F_2, whole genome shotgun sequence genome:
- the LOC134628463 gene encoding interleukin-2 receptor subunit beta-like: MERNKKTLSFLILLPLLLLCRSDECPRLPENLTCYTDYNRNITCLWNSKYVSDDTACTIHAQFKSNRMFYNASCDLKSVDISRPDLKECTLIFEMEYTFLSFHVLSMNLSCAHMKQSLITSYKPSCHIKVNPPSKPEVNATSVSWLSQVPEHEMISLYRTEVQWKQQDQSWSDPTVQKKLDIQCEDECRAELEPDKLIQGEKYEVRVRVRSVKPQPQGAWSDWSPTASWESPVGKRKPPSGVPRLVVCIITAGVVVLMAVILCTTKKHWVYVVKTMKGQPVPDPGKSFLQNVHFKSGFPSEYFHSFLKPVEMITVELTSPVDVVVTYKPDEKMVLNKGSYDSTSSTFTNPSYSELCSPPPISSLTAGNLKPCAADTPYGPVGAQVEGKSAEQESDEAREKEKMLMLLLKGSSNSESVQVISDYEKTERLDNDRFRLQSLDSGMCSCEEVSEESMEADSINMTDSHDEEPEGEEEKEGGNEQKADFQRLFGSSRGVFGKSIQVCSDYERVEKQQADSPELPSLDSGVSSGGEEQLSQDEGMEDVDKSTESTRFLFPPHPSSALPCSLLSFPQLPLNLPGPRLSPALQLQPGHMTQGFALLSTGRSVEPSGDGYMPVKQEEG, translated from the exons ATGGAGAGAAATAAGAAAACTCTTTCCTTTCTTATTTtgctgcctctgctgctgctctgcagAAGTGATGAGTGTCCCAGGCTTCCAGAGa ATCTCACTTGCTACACTGACTACAATAGAAACATCACATGTTTGTGGAACAGCAAATACGTGTCTGATGACACTGCATGCACGATACATGCTCAATTTAAATCTAACCGCAT GTTTTACAACGCTTCCTGTGACCTAAAGTCTGTTGACATCTCCAGACCAGACCTAAAGGAGTGCACCCTCATCTTTGAAATGGAATACACT TTTCTGTCTTTCCATGTGTTGTCCATGAATCTGAGCTGTGCTCATATGAAGCAGAGTCTAATCACTTCCTACAAGCCATCCTGTCACA TAAAGGTGAATCCTCCTTCGAAGCCAGAAGTCAACGCCACCTCTGTTTCCTGGTTGTCCCAAGTCCCCGAACATGAAATGATCAGTTTATACAGAACTGAAGTGCAGTGGAAGCAGCAGGATCAGTCATGGAGT gatCCCACCGTGCAGAAAAAACTTGACATTCAGTGCGAGGATGAGTGCAGGGCAGAGCTGGAGCCAGACAAACTGATACAAGGCGAGAAGTACGAGGTACGAGTTCGTGTGCGGTCTGTTAAACCTCAACCCCAGGGAGCCTGGAGCGACTGGAGCCCCACTGCATCATGGGAGTCACCAgtaggaaaaagaaaaccaccATCAG GTGTTCCTAGACTTGTTGTGTGCATAATTACAGCAGGTGTTGTAGTGTTAATGGCAGTCATTCTCTGCACAACTAAAAAACACTG GGTTTATGTAGTAAAGACAATGAAAGGTCAGCCCGTACCAGACCCAGGAAAATCCTTCCTGCAGAATGTACATTTTAAG AGTGGGTTCCCCAGTGAATACTTTCACTCCTTCTTGAAACCAGTGGAAATGATCACTGTAGAATTAACCTCGCCTGTGGATGTTGTTGTGACCTACAAGCCAGATGAGAAGATGGTGTTGAACAAAGGCAGCTATGACTCCACCAGCTCCACCTTCACTAACCCAAGTTACTCTGAGCTTTGTAGCCCTCCTCCTATTTCCTCACTCACTGCTGGGAATCTGAAGCCCTGTGCGGCTGACACGCCTTATGGCCCTGTTGGTGCTCAGGTTGAAGGAAAAAGCGCAGAACAGGAAAGCGATGaagcgagagagaaagaaaagatgtTAATGTTGCTGCTCAAAGGCAGCAGTAACAGTGAGTCAGTGCAGGTGATTTCAGACTACGAGAAAACTGAGAGGCTCGACAATGATCGATTTAGGCTTCAGAGTCTAGATTCAGGCATGTGCAGTTGTGAAGAGGTCAGTGAAGAGAGCATGGAGGCAGATAGCATCAATATGACTGATAGCCATGATGAGGAACCTGAGggtgaggaagagaaggagggagggaatgaacaaaaggcagattTTCAGAGGCTGTTTGGAAGCAGCAGAGGTGTGTTTGGCAAGTCTATCCAGGTTTGTTCTGATTATGAGCGAGTGGAGAAACAGCAGGCTGACAGCCCGGAGCTTCCCAGCTTGGATTCAGGTGTTAGCAGTGGGGGAGAGGAGCAGCTGAGTCAGGATGAGGGCATGGAGGATGTTGATAAGTCCACTGAATCTACACGCTTCCTGTTTCCACCTCATCCTTCCAGTGCTTTACCATGCTCCCTGCTCTCTTTTCCACAACTGCCTTTGAACTTGCCTGGGCCACGTCTGAGTCCAGCTTTGCAGCTCCAGccaggtcacatgacacagggGTTTGCTCTGTTGTCAACAGGAAGGTCGGtggagccctctggtgatgGATATATGCCAGTGAAACAGGAGGAGGGCTGA